A part of Thermus oshimai DSM 12092 genomic DNA contains:
- a CDS encoding DMT family transporter, producing the protein MGYLYLLLAASLWGLLGPVSRVAFAEGVTPLTVAFFRALVAWAFFALHAALLGQTRVAPKDLPVLLGFGLLGVSLFYGAYQLAVGYGGAALASVLLYTAPAWVALMARLFLKEPLGRRGALAVLLTLLGVGLMGLGGGQGVRLGALALFFGLLSGFTYALYYIFGKVYLPRYATPTLFLYALPVGALGLWPFVDWPALSPKALGALLFLGVFSTYGAYLAYYAGLRRLSATRASVVATLEPVVANLAAYLLFGEVLAPLAYLGAGLVLLAVLLTLGKE; encoded by the coding sequence ATGGGCTACCTCTACCTGCTCCTGGCCGCTTCCCTGTGGGGCCTCCTGGGCCCGGTGAGCCGGGTGGCCTTCGCCGAAGGGGTGACCCCCCTCACCGTGGCCTTCTTCCGCGCCCTTGTGGCCTGGGCCTTCTTCGCCCTGCACGCGGCCCTTCTCGGCCAGACCCGGGTGGCCCCCAAGGACCTTCCCGTGCTCCTGGGCTTCGGGCTTTTGGGGGTTTCCCTCTTCTATGGGGCCTACCAGCTGGCCGTGGGCTACGGGGGGGCCGCCTTGGCCTCCGTCCTCCTCTACACCGCCCCCGCCTGGGTGGCCCTCATGGCCCGGCTTTTCCTAAAGGAGCCCTTGGGGCGCCGGGGGGCGCTTGCGGTCCTCCTCACCCTCCTCGGGGTGGGCCTCATGGGCCTGGGGGGCGGCCAGGGGGTGCGCCTGGGAGCCCTCGCCCTTTTCTTCGGCCTCCTTTCCGGCTTCACCTACGCCCTGTACTACATCTTTGGCAAGGTCTACCTGCCCCGTTACGCCACGCCCACCCTCTTCCTCTACGCCCTCCCCGTGGGGGCTTTGGGGCTTTGGCCCTTCGTGGACTGGCCCGCCCTTTCCCCCAAGGCCCTTGGGGCCCTCCTCTTTTTGGGGGTCTTCTCCACCTACGGGGCCTACCTGGCCTACTACGCGGGGCTTAGGCGCCTCTCCGCCACCCGGGCCAGCGTGGTGGCCACCCTCGAGCCCGTGGTGGCCAACCTGGCGGCCTACCTGCTCTTCGGGGAGGTTTTGGCCCCCCTGGCCTACCTGGGGGCGGGGCTCGTCCTCCTGGCCGTCCTC